A window of Gambusia affinis linkage group LG03, SWU_Gaff_1.0, whole genome shotgun sequence contains these coding sequences:
- the LOC122827845 gene encoding cilia- and flagella-associated protein 157-like, translating to MQERDSKLSGSTPAKDKAKSSEEPPDGEDPQREKSLFLTQISFLDEQLEKFQLQCDDLKEQKKDIILKSGALQKDTNDILEYLQHYLSVLERDEEELKAKVEKQLQGDRQKTESLEQLLSTERQELQDKLDQLSSDRDNQAARIEEQRLQLAEQERKINMKKTLDKELIFLERHQAAEINKMYMEKREIIDVMNSIRQRVKAMIQEETEEHQKLRANVESLSLQSLVLLWGKRAEHNRVKRLCRTSIKIRVMIHRMTLKINILRKESVKLRRRCKLLTGHINELQNSRQSLLGYQEAYRSCLASGLEECRQKASVVALLLERLQRERSIRKNLERHLKRAVSVLTAIATDAGKIPGSQPRLQNLLQLMDSREPQDAGPRNLPGTWTRREGSEPGASAGPRDEEEEEDKEEKEPLFLMAKLRPGDLYLVPGPTWTPRTALAQRNLTPRSRVKLPPIQKSLWQTALHEWMG from the exons atgcaGGAAAGAGACAGTAAGCTGAGCGGCTCGACTCCGGCCAAAGACAAGGCGAAGTCCTCTGAGGAGCCGCCGGACGGCGAGGATCCGCAGAGAGAGAAGAGTTTGTTTCTGACTCAGATCAGTTTTCTGGACGAACAGCTGGAGAA gTTCCAGCTGCAGTGTGATGACCTGAAGGAGCAGAAGAAAGACATCATCCTGAAGTCCGGCGCTCTGCAGAAGGACACCAACGACATCCTGGAGTACCTGCAGCACTACCTGTCTGTGCTGGAGCGGGACGAGGAGGAGCTGAAGGCCAAGGTGGAGAAACAGCTGCAGGGCGACCGGCAGAAAACCGAGTCCTTGGAGCAGCTGCTCAGTACGGAGAGACAGGAGCTGCAGGACAAGTTGGACCAGCTGAGCTCCGACAGAGACAACCAGG CTGCCAGGATAGAGGAGCAGCGGCTGCAGCTGGCCGAACAGGAGCGGAAGATCAACATGAAGAAGACTTTGGATAAGGAGCTGATCTTCCTGGAGAGGCACCAGGCCGCCGAGATCAACAAGATGTACATGGAGAAGAGGGA GATCATCGACGTGATGAACAGCATCAGGCAGCGGGTGAAAGCCATGATCCAGGAGGAGACCGAGGAGCACCAGAAGCTGCGCGCCAACGTGGAGTCTCTGTCGCTGCAGAGTTTGGTGCTGCTGTGGGGGAAAAGGGCGGAGCATAACAGAGTGAAGCGTCTCTGTCGAACATCCATAAAGATCCGAGTCATGATCCACAGGATGACCCTGAAAATCAACATCCTCAGGAAG GAATCAGTGAAGCTGAGGAGGAGATGCAAACTGCTGACGGGTCACATCAACGAGCTGCAGAACTCCAGGCAGAGTCTGCTGGGCTACCAGGAGGCctacag ATCCTGCCTGGCCTCGGGTTTGGAGGAATGCCGTCAGAAAGCGTCGGTCGTTGCGTTGCTGCTGGAGCGGCTGCAGAGGGAGAGGAGCATTCGGAAGAACCTGGAGAGACACCTGAAGAGAGCCGTGTCCGTCCTCACAGCCATCGCCACG GACGCTGGGAAAATCCCCGGATCTCAGCCGAGGCTgcagaacctgctgcagctgatggaCAGCAGGGAGCCGCAGGACGCCGGACCGCGGAACCTGCCAGGTACCTGGACCCGCCGCGAGGGATCAGAACCAGGGGCATCAGCTGGGCC CagagacgaggaggaggaggaggacaaggAGGAGAAGGAGCCGCTCTTCCTCATGGCCAAACTCAGACCAGGTGACCTCTACCTGGTTCCTGGACCAACATGGACGCCCAGAACCGCTCTGGCCCAACGCAACCTGACGCCCAGAAGCAG AGTGAAGCTTCCTCCCATCCAGAAGAGTCTGTGGCAGACGGCGCTGCATGAATGGATGGGATGA
- the LOC122828682 gene encoding RING finger protein 225-like, translating into MNPYGDDVSGFCGGPVPYSASNPSYSMDPYVPPFIQTGHSTLPPPVAHSTPALPGPALHGPALTGPAPSSMLPLPAFSPTSNPYAPADLQPPQLSVPDLQPPPGSGSGLECAICFSEFNNVFRCPKMLNCKHTFCLECLWRMNIKSVEPSAIQCPLCRGLTPLPPLGLPKLATDSDVLSYLPAAMQRVYSIRFIRNKGKLQVKRSSDRPGRPGRPGRVHDLSQVGEPDSGRGASQHVLQGRRGGDGRRGRPVPPDGPTRLPGLPPHLGGDDDGRPHGIIIYFFTKPTN; encoded by the exons ATGAATCCGTACGGAGACGATGTGTCTGGGTTTTGTGGCGGTCCGGTTCCGTACTCGGCCTCTAACCCCAGTTACTCCATGGATCCGTATGTTCCTCCGTTCATCCAGACGGGTCACAGCACTCTGCCCCCCCCAGTTGCTCATTCCACCCCCGCCCTCCCTGGCCCCGCCCTTCATGGCCCCGCCCTCACTGGCCCCGCCCCCAGCTCCATGCTGCCGCTGCCGGCCTTCAGCCCCACCAGTAACCCCTACGCCCCCGCCGACCTCCAGCCGCCCCAGCTCTCCGTCCCGGACCTCCAGCCGCCCCCAGGCAGTGGGTCCGGACTTGAGTGCGCCATCTGCTTCAGCGAGTTCAACAACGTCTTCCGCTGCCCCAAGATGCTGAACTGTAAGCACACCTTCTGCCTGGAGTGCCTCTGGCGTATGAACATCAAGTCTGTGGAGCCCAGCGCCATCCAGTGCCCGCTGTGCCGCGGCCTGACCCCGCTGCCCCCCCTCGGCCTGCCCAAGCTGGCCACCGACTCGGACGTCCTGTCCTACCTGCCGGCCGCCATGCAGAGGGTCTACAGCATCCGCTTCATCCGCAACAAGGGGAAGCTGCAGGTCAAAAG GTCGTCTGACAGGCCGGGCCGGCCGGGTCGGCCGGGTCGGGTCCATGACCTCTCTCAGGTCGGTGAACCGGACTCTGGACGTGGGGCGTCCCAGCACGTCCTCCAGGGACGGCGGGGAGGCGACGGGCGGCGTGGGCGCCCTGTTCCGCCTGACGGGCCGACCCGTCTGCCGGGCCTTCCTCCTCACcttggtggtgatgatgatggtcgTCCTCACGGAATCATCATCTACTTCTTCACCAAGCCCACAAACTGA